A region from the Ptychodera flava strain L36383 chromosome 10, AS_Pfla_20210202, whole genome shotgun sequence genome encodes:
- the LOC139142507 gene encoding dapdiamide synthesis protein DdaC-like encodes MKLLSAVFRNVSIQSRTVYFSRCYSTCSAHSIKFKYTPRVDIPPQTTALLAGRKWLPGALRPGSKFPEYVASPGDNFPALYSVKPSPGSATSISDFAKGARDIIERELHIHGALLFRGLPLKNGDDFSKFMQEMEYTLIGYEGGFAVRHKVFQDVLTASDDPPEYCIEPHNEMSFLERYPLKIFLFCDVPPLPGHGGESVITDGRKILPKLDPELVEKMRRLGIRYCRYLPSRKPGATLPWQQVFFTEDKADVNKYMDEYGMAYRWESDGSVAYWYNRPAFITHPKTGQEVWFNQLNAHHATFFKNHPKWADLDIPDDKYSCHVYYGDGSEVEEEALQHIREVLWELSVGFQMQRGDVIALDNVFALHARLGFKGDRRLLVSLSLN; translated from the exons ATGAAGTTACTTTCAGCCGTTTTCCGTAATGTTTCAATTCAGTCGCGTACGGTATATTTCTCACGATGCTACTCCACCTGTTCTGCGCACAGTATAAAATTCAAGTACACTCCTCGGGTTGACATTCCACCCCAGACTACAGCGCTGTTAGCAGGGCGAAAATGGCTACCGGGAGCCCTCCGACCAGGAAGCAAGTTTCCAGAATACGTAGCGAGTCCAGGAGACAACTTTCCAGCGTTGTACAGCGTGAAGCCTTCGCCCGGAAGCGCGACATCAATCAGTGATTTTGCGAAAGGTGCGCGTGACATCATTGAACGCGAGTTACACATCCATGGTGCTCTGCTCTTCCGCGGACTGCCCTTGAAAAATGGTGATGACTTTTCGAAGTTCATGCAAGAAATGGAGTACACCTTGATAGGGTATGAAGGCGGATTTGCCGTAAGGCATAAAGTGTTTCAAGATGTACTGACCGCCAGTGATGACCCGCCTGAATATTGCATCGAACCCCACAACGAAATGTCGTTTTTAGAACGTTACCCCTTGAAG attttcttattttgtgaTGTACCTCCTCTTCCCGGCCATGGTGGTGAGAGCGTCATCACAGACGGTAGAAAGATATTACCAAAACTGGACCCAGAGCTCGTAGAAAAAATGAGAAGACTTGGGATAAGGTACTGTAGATATCTTCCATCAAGGAAACCCGGTGCAACTCTTCCCTGGCAACAG GTATTTTTTACAGAAGACAAGGCAGATGTTAACAAGTACATGGATGAGTATGGAATGGCCTATCGATGGGAGTCAGATGGCTCCGTCGCCTACTGGTACAATCGCCCTGCTTTTATTACTCACCCAAAAACAG GGCAAGAGGTCTGGTTTAATCAACTGAATGCTCATCATGCAACCTTTTTTAAGAATCATCCCAAGTGGGCTGATCTGGACATCCCCGACGACAAGTATTCTTGCCACGTGTATTATGGCGACGGAAGTGAAGTCGAAGAAGAAGCGTTGCAGCACATTCGCGAAGTATTATGGGAATTGTCGGTTGGGTTCCAGATGCAAAGAGGCGACGTCATAGCACTTGATAACGTGTTTGCACTTCACGCGCGGTTGGGATTTAAGGGAGATAGGAGGTTATTGGTCAGCCTTTCCCTGAATTAG
- the LOC139141610 gene encoding uncharacterized protein: MEEAVVFAFLFSLSLLHFTVQQPTVDRTTHCFDSRSRCADDERRCSYTFVLPKPGGDTCPTVQDTVRDMSHLQTENEGLIATTVDLQDQVSELQRENSDIRKELAEISVQAGNGQTINNTVVYSRDGCLSSPCRYGGTCVEVGDGYRCLCRNGRSGNDCIIPPGKVTCWRGDMYLQCNSDKVTLLDGIAACCPHCQYQSQARKTRFTGIQYCFCDKEDTDECLSSPCQNGGTCQDLLSSYKCNCPDGYSGTNCETNIQNPVIPGESICSGLTTYTCEQSSVCPYEETVGQECVHGVCECPHPDYTKCSCLPNVTTCIIEESQNHADFISVPRHNDYLANPIYCCHANNDKYNVIVIAERYPDSQSPETTVTIDGTGDGKDIILVFSSFAPVVWNVTLSDPGVSVAKAILVSKYIENSDVNVLVVEIRSFEGLNHDVYGCGNDRGGDNTVGLLKYLHQRFGPITSFIGTPLADDWIINLDRI; the protein is encoded by the exons ACTCACTGCTTCGACAGTCGTTCAAGGTGCGCCGATGATGAGCGGCGGTGTTCCTACACTTTCGTTTTACCGAAGCCGGGCGGAGATACCTGCCCAACTGTCCAAGACACCGTTCGGGACATGTCGCACCTGCAGACCGAAAACGAGGGCTTGATAGCAACGACAGTCGACTTACAAGACCAGGTATCTGAGCTGCAGCGTGAGAACAGTGATATACGGAAGGAACTGGCAGAAATTAGCGTCCAAGCTGGAAATGGTCAAACTATCAACAACACTGTTGTATACAGCAGAG ATGGATGTCTGTCTTCACCTTGTCGCTACGGTGGTACCTGTGTGGAAGTAGGGGACGGCTATCGTTGTCTCTGTCGCAATGGACGTTCGGGGAATGACTGCATAATAC CGCCTGGTAAAGTCACGTGTTGGAGAGGTGACATGTATCTCCAGTGCAACTCCGACAAAGTCACCCTGCTTGATGGAATCGCTGCCTGTTGCCCTCACTGCCAGTATCAGAGTCAGGCTCGGAAAACCCGATTTACCGGGATTCAGTATTGTTTTTGTGACAAAGAAG ACACTGACGAGTGTTTGTCTTCTCCGTGTCAAAATGGTGGGACATGCCAAGACCTGTTATCCAGTTACAAGTGCAATTGTCCCGATGGGTACAGCGGTACCAATTGTGAAACAA ATATTCAAAACCCCGTGATCCCTGGAGAGTCAATCTGCAGCGGTTTAACAACATACACTTGTGAACAAAGTAGCGTTTGTCCTTATGAAGAAACAGTGGGACAAGAGTGTGTCCATGGTGTCTGTGAGTGTCCTCACCCGGACTACACTAAATGCTCTTGTCTCC CAAACGTGACTACATGCATTATTGAAGAGAGCCAAAACCATGCAGATTTCATTTCAGTGCCTCGACACAACGACTATCTGGCGAACCCTATTTACTGTTGCCATGCCAACAacgacaaatacaatgttattgtcaTCGCTGAACGTTACCCTGACAGCCAGTCGCCGGAAACCACAGTCACGATTGACGGCACCGGGGATGGCAAGGATATAATTCTTGTTTTCTCCAGTTTTGCCCCCGTCGTGTGGAATGTGACACTTTCTGATCCTGGAGTGTCGGTTGCAAAGGCTATACTG GTATCCAAATATATTGAAAACAGCGATGTCAATGTCTTGGTCGTTGAGATTCGGTCATTTGAGGGGCTGAACCACGACGTATACGGCTGCGGCAATGACAGAGGAGGAGACAACACCGTGGGCTTGCTGAAGTATCTGCACCAACGCTTTGGACCAATCACGTCGTTCATAGGAACACCCTTAGCAGACGATTGGATTATCAATCTTGATAGGATCTGA